In the genome of Saprospira sp. CCB-QB6, one region contains:
- a CDS encoding acyloxyacyl hydrolase, translated as MRQLSIFIIFCWASVSWAQKGHSFEFGAHYGTLIKHREYINIPVDQLPPTLGGEINWSYQTHGKRAWEALANYPEFGLILSFQDFADPRLGWGLGLMPQLKFPFWRSGDWEIYGRLGMGVAYVSNYGNSFRNPDNNIIGSHWNNNTALRLGLQLPLSKQWLLQPSFSFTHYSNGASQFPNLGINAASLHLGLRYRPQALQKEDYQAPQEDYQPPKRWGIGFDLGLGMTEVRRTERGPKFALYSAMLYGSYRYASTQTLRFGLLGEYHTGVEAFWLSNLTLTPEEARQKAQRLLFWAGHEWLLGHIGLGLQVGYYITEPVVKLPYTRGSIAYYPFSPLKHKHTPYLAVRIKAHGITADFFDLAIGLDF; from the coding sequence ATGCGGCAGTTATCTATCTTTATTATCTTTTGTTGGGCTTCGGTAAGTTGGGCCCAAAAGGGCCATAGTTTTGAGTTTGGGGCACATTACGGGACCCTCATCAAACATAGAGAGTACATCAACATTCCTGTAGATCAATTGCCGCCTACCCTAGGAGGAGAGATCAATTGGTCGTATCAGACTCATGGAAAACGGGCTTGGGAAGCCTTGGCAAACTATCCCGAATTTGGACTTATTTTATCCTTTCAAGACTTTGCCGATCCTCGTTTGGGTTGGGGCCTTGGTCTGATGCCTCAACTCAAGTTTCCCTTTTGGCGTTCTGGAGATTGGGAAATTTATGGTCGTTTGGGTATGGGGGTAGCCTATGTTTCTAATTATGGCAACAGCTTTCGAAATCCCGACAATAATATCATTGGTTCGCATTGGAACAATAATACGGCCTTGCGTTTGGGCCTGCAACTTCCCTTATCTAAACAATGGTTGTTGCAACCTTCTTTTAGTTTTACGCATTACTCTAATGGCGCCTCTCAGTTTCCAAATTTAGGCATCAATGCGGCTAGTCTGCATTTAGGTCTGCGTTATCGTCCCCAAGCATTGCAAAAAGAGGACTATCAAGCTCCGCAAGAGGATTATCAGCCTCCTAAGCGCTGGGGCATAGGCTTTGATTTGGGCTTGGGCATGACAGAGGTGCGGCGCACGGAGCGGGGGCCAAAATTTGCGCTTTATAGTGCTATGCTTTATGGTAGTTATCGCTATGCCTCGACCCAAACCCTTCGTTTTGGGCTTTTGGGCGAGTATCATACAGGGGTAGAGGCTTTTTGGCTCAGTAATTTGACCTTAACCCCTGAAGAAGCTCGGCAAAAGGCCCAGCGATTGCTCTTTTGGGCAGGGCATGAGTGGTTATTGGGCCATATCGGTTTGGGGCTGCAAGTCGGCTATTATATTACGGAGCCAGTGGTCAAACTCCCCTATACTCGGGGTAGTATTGCCTATTATCCCTTTTCGCCCCTCAAGCACAAGCATACGCCCTATTTGGCTGTGCGCATTAAGGCGCATGGCATCACTGCAGACTTTTTTGATTTGGCTATAGGACTTGATTTTTAG
- a CDS encoding CHAT domain-containing protein — translation MKSLIPLLLFCLPLFGQAQTSPQELYEQIQETEEELSPLVDSYLGLSTSSPNYWAYADSLYYLLDALGELELTYNYCLTQAERAETLALKRHWKSWSCLPLINQDRAEEAAPVIQMLLADCPKDAADYDNLLLISANVHYLLENYEQAKKELVIARKLATLSKDQANLLEVLNLEGIIAYDDGHLAEAEAFLLEAIALSKALEEEKDASILMNLATIYEEMGQTTRALELYKEVLLIDEVYYGKDHYLYATDLDLLGVLEYGIGDYAAAEKHLLQAEKILRKTLGEGHRDYRRCINNLAALSESMGKEALTKQYYERLMQLERKYAQHIGDYALVLSNYAAFCKNEQNYQQARKLIVEATTLLEESGPLTHLFSVYDNYIQICLGQKDYAQAKEITAKLYQANLVKDADFFEGGYPLVKSAIVLLDVFESYGQIYQQLGEEEAIYLDSAAMYFDLALDYNRKIRQELSHEQDKQRNLYLGQRLINHQFQVALARKQPLANLLQLAEEQKAVLFQEEQQLGAWGVQLPDSILAKRANLEEEFMALKQQQARSLAAAAKKQLDVQIAQKELEIIALDKAIKMKFPAYFEQQLSSKLLDVSALQQQLAEDELLLEYFWSTHGLYAFAVTRAGIKLYELEKEGLLEDCMALQTEMQAYSQVLNKAEKSRERYLRLALSVSEKLIWPILEEQKASRLTLVLDGPMSYLPFEALLSKSVPLSTPYQSLPYLIKERELSYQSSAKLYLDYKQRPLYPYSKVLAFAGSYESSQEYSELRSPILQNRRSVLGPLPAAQKEVEYLEAFFDGRFLYGQAASEANFKRSQQEGYGLMHLALHGVLEKRQPFLSSLVFSETKDSTEDNFLEAWELAQLKVKTNLLVLSACETGAGEYQSGEGLLSLARAFQFAGSSSILASLWQVNDQSTAYIMQRFYLYLQNGASKSMALRQAKLDYLNGIESQSLGHPAYWSAFIQMGDPRPIPVAKKGKLADYWPYAVGGLLALSIPMGWFGRRKRKAA, via the coding sequence ATGAAATCCCTAATCCCCCTACTGTTGTTTTGTCTACCCCTATTCGGCCAAGCCCAGACTTCTCCCCAAGAACTTTATGAGCAAATACAGGAAACAGAAGAAGAGCTTTCCCCCTTAGTCGATAGTTATCTAGGCCTATCCACTTCGAGTCCTAATTATTGGGCCTATGCCGATAGTCTTTATTACCTATTGGATGCTTTAGGGGAGTTAGAGCTCACATATAACTATTGTTTGACACAGGCAGAACGAGCAGAGACATTAGCCTTAAAGAGGCATTGGAAAAGTTGGAGTTGTTTGCCTTTAATTAACCAAGATAGGGCAGAGGAGGCCGCTCCTGTTATACAGATGCTTTTGGCTGATTGTCCCAAAGACGCAGCAGATTATGACAATTTATTACTTATTTCAGCTAATGTTCATTACCTCTTAGAAAACTATGAGCAAGCTAAAAAGGAGTTGGTTATTGCTAGAAAACTGGCAACCTTAAGTAAGGATCAAGCTAACTTATTGGAGGTACTCAATCTAGAGGGTATCATAGCTTATGATGATGGGCATTTGGCGGAGGCGGAGGCCTTCTTACTAGAGGCAATAGCCCTTTCTAAGGCGCTAGAAGAAGAAAAGGATGCTAGTATATTGATGAATTTGGCCACTATTTATGAAGAAATGGGGCAAACAACTCGGGCTTTAGAACTCTATAAAGAAGTGCTGCTTATTGATGAGGTTTATTATGGTAAGGATCACTATCTCTATGCTACTGACCTTGATCTTTTAGGCGTTTTAGAGTATGGTATAGGCGACTATGCCGCTGCCGAAAAACATTTGTTGCAGGCCGAAAAAATATTGCGCAAGACTTTGGGGGAAGGGCATCGAGACTACCGTAGATGTATCAATAACTTAGCTGCTTTATCTGAAAGTATGGGGAAAGAGGCGTTGACAAAGCAGTATTATGAGCGGCTGATGCAGTTAGAGAGAAAATATGCTCAGCATATAGGAGACTATGCCTTAGTACTAAGTAATTATGCTGCTTTTTGTAAAAATGAGCAAAATTATCAGCAGGCTCGAAAGCTAATTGTAGAGGCGACTACTTTATTGGAGGAGTCGGGCCCTTTAACCCATTTGTTTTCTGTTTATGATAACTACATACAAATCTGTTTAGGACAAAAAGACTATGCTCAAGCTAAGGAAATAACAGCAAAGCTTTATCAGGCCAATTTAGTAAAAGATGCAGATTTTTTTGAGGGGGGCTATCCTTTGGTCAAATCAGCTATTGTTTTACTTGATGTATTTGAGTCTTATGGGCAGATATATCAACAGTTAGGAGAAGAGGAGGCTATTTACTTAGACTCTGCGGCTATGTATTTTGATTTGGCTTTGGATTACAATCGAAAAATTCGTCAGGAGCTTAGTCATGAGCAAGATAAACAGCGAAATTTATATTTGGGCCAGCGCTTAATCAATCATCAGTTTCAGGTGGCTTTGGCTCGAAAACAACCTTTGGCTAATTTACTCCAATTAGCGGAAGAACAGAAGGCTGTTTTGTTTCAGGAAGAGCAACAACTAGGGGCTTGGGGGGTACAACTGCCCGATAGCATTTTGGCCAAAAGAGCTAATTTAGAAGAGGAGTTTATGGCCCTCAAGCAACAGCAGGCACGTAGCTTGGCGGCGGCGGCCAAAAAGCAGCTAGATGTACAGATTGCTCAGAAGGAACTAGAGATAATTGCTTTAGATAAGGCGATTAAGATGAAGTTTCCAGCTTATTTTGAGCAGCAGTTGAGCAGCAAGCTTTTGGATGTGTCGGCCTTGCAACAGCAATTGGCCGAAGATGAGCTTTTGTTGGAGTACTTTTGGTCGACTCATGGACTTTATGCTTTTGCGGTGACTAGAGCGGGCATAAAACTTTATGAGTTAGAAAAAGAAGGTTTATTAGAGGATTGTATGGCTCTGCAGACGGAAATGCAGGCTTATAGTCAGGTATTGAATAAAGCAGAAAAAAGTCGGGAGCGTTATTTAAGGCTGGCCTTATCAGTTAGTGAGAAATTGATTTGGCCTATTTTGGAAGAACAGAAAGCAAGTAGGTTGACATTAGTATTGGATGGGCCTATGAGTTATTTGCCTTTTGAGGCCTTATTGAGTAAGTCGGTGCCCTTATCTACGCCATACCAATCATTACCTTATCTCATTAAGGAGCGGGAATTGAGCTATCAGTCTTCAGCTAAATTGTATTTGGACTACAAACAGCGGCCACTTTATCCTTACAGTAAAGTCCTTGCCTTTGCTGGAAGCTATGAATCTAGTCAAGAGTATAGTGAATTGCGCAGTCCTATTTTGCAGAATCGGCGATCTGTATTGGGGCCTTTGCCTGCGGCACAGAAAGAGGTAGAGTATTTAGAGGCTTTTTTTGATGGTCGTTTTTTATATGGGCAAGCGGCTAGTGAGGCCAACTTTAAGCGAAGTCAGCAAGAAGGCTATGGTTTGATGCATTTGGCTTTGCATGGGGTATTAGAAAAGCGGCAGCCCTTTTTATCTTCTTTGGTTTTTAGTGAAACGAAAGATAGTACAGAAGACAACTTTCTGGAGGCTTGGGAGCTTGCTCAGTTAAAAGTCAAGACAAATTTATTGGTTCTTTCTGCTTGTGAAACTGGGGCGGGGGAATATCAATCTGGAGAGGGTTTATTGTCTTTGGCCAGAGCTTTTCAGTTTGCTGGAAGTTCTTCTATTTTGGCGAGTTTATGGCAGGTTAATGACCAGAGTACGGCCTATATTATGCAGCGATTTTATTTGTATTTGCAGAATGGGGCAAGTAAATCAATGGCTTTGCGTCAGGCCAAATTAGATTATCTAAATGGGATTGAGAGCCAGAGTTTGGGGCATCCTGCTTATTGGTCGGCCTTTATTCAGATGGGGGATCCTCGCCCTATTCCCGTGGCCAAAAAGGGAAAGCTAGCGGATTATTGGCCTTATGCGGTTGGTGGTTTATTGGCGCTATCTATTCCGATGGGTTGGTTTGGGCGGCGGAAGCGGAAGGCGGCTTAG
- the glmM gene encoding phosphoglucosamine mutase: MALLKSISGTRGTIGGAVGENLTAQDLVESTAAYAYWIKQETGKEAPTVVLGRDARVSGELIEQLVSATLRMMGVHVYQLGLSTTPTVEVAVMQEEADGGIILTASHNPKEWNALKFVNHRGEFISAKDGSEILRLISSGEVEYASVDELGSSHKKVGYIQKHIDLIMQLKLVRSELTKEKNYKVVIDCINSTGAISMVPLLEQLGCEVIAINDEVTGRFTHNPEPLPENLSALSAEVLKQKADLGIAVDPDVDRLALICEDGEPFGEEYTLVAVADYILGQEGGGNTVSNLSSTQALAELTKKHGGQYTASAVGEVNVVQMMKEVEAIIGGEGNGGIIYPALHYGRDAMVGIALFLSFLASSNKRASVLRSEYPNYVIIKDKIQLTPQIDIDQLLEALEKKYVNYPKNTIDGLKIFIDENWIHLRKSNTEPIIRIYTESASSVTAQNLANKIKSDVREIIMA, encoded by the coding sequence TTGGCACTATTAAAGTCAATTTCGGGAACTCGAGGAACAATTGGAGGGGCAGTAGGGGAGAACCTAACTGCTCAAGATTTGGTAGAAAGTACGGCGGCTTATGCCTATTGGATTAAGCAGGAAACGGGTAAAGAAGCTCCCACTGTAGTATTGGGGCGAGATGCGCGGGTATCTGGAGAATTGATTGAGCAATTGGTTTCGGCTACTTTGCGGATGATGGGGGTACATGTGTATCAGCTAGGTTTATCGACTACCCCTACCGTAGAGGTGGCTGTGATGCAGGAAGAGGCTGATGGAGGGATCATCTTGACCGCTAGCCATAACCCCAAGGAGTGGAATGCCTTGAAGTTTGTCAATCATCGTGGAGAGTTTATTTCGGCCAAGGATGGTAGTGAGATTTTGCGTTTAATTTCTTCTGGGGAGGTAGAGTATGCTTCTGTAGATGAGTTGGGCAGTTCTCATAAAAAAGTGGGCTACATTCAGAAGCACATTGATTTGATCATGCAGCTCAAGTTGGTCCGTTCAGAATTGACCAAAGAAAAGAATTATAAAGTTGTTATTGATTGTATTAACTCTACGGGAGCTATTTCTATGGTGCCTTTGCTTGAGCAATTGGGCTGTGAGGTGATCGCGATCAATGATGAGGTTACGGGGCGTTTTACGCATAATCCAGAGCCTTTGCCCGAGAATCTTTCTGCGCTTTCTGCGGAGGTTCTCAAGCAAAAGGCCGATTTGGGCATTGCGGTAGACCCCGATGTAGATCGTCTGGCTTTAATCTGTGAAGATGGCGAGCCTTTTGGCGAAGAATATACGCTAGTTGCTGTGGCTGATTACATCTTGGGCCAAGAAGGAGGGGGGAATACAGTTTCTAATCTGTCTTCTACTCAGGCTTTGGCCGAATTGACCAAAAAGCATGGGGGCCAATATACAGCTTCTGCCGTAGGGGAGGTCAATGTGGTGCAAATGATGAAAGAGGTGGAGGCCATTATTGGGGGGGAAGGCAATGGCGGTATTATTTATCCTGCCCTGCACTATGGACGTGATGCTATGGTGGGGATTGCGCTCTTTTTATCCTTTTTGGCGAGCAGCAATAAGCGCGCTTCGGTTTTGCGCTCTGAATATCCTAATTATGTCATTATTAAGGATAAAATTCAGCTAACGCCACAGATTGATATAGACCAATTGTTGGAGGCTTTGGAGAAAAAGTATGTTAACTATCCCAAAAATACGATTGATGGCCTCAAGATTTTCATTGATGAAAACTGGATTCATCTCAGAAAGTCGAATACAGAGCCTATCATTCGCATTTATACAGAAAGTGCCTCTTCGGTAACTGCCCAAAATCTAGCAAACAAAATCAAGTCAGATGTTCGAGAGATCATCATGGCCTAG
- a CDS encoding cysteine desulfurase family protein: MQRIYFDNAATTAIREEVLTAMLPFLRQQYGNPSSIHAEGRAARAALEKSRRNIARAIGAKPSELFFTSGGSEANNTAIKGAVAALGVKTIISTEIEHACVRNSVGQMQSQGINCIDLPIDGFGRADLGQLRALLAKTQGKVLVSLMHSNNELGTLNDIATIAALCEEFSAYFHTDTVQTLGYYPISVKEMAPIHFMSGSAHKLHGPKGVGFLYVRQGIQIPALIAGGGQERQLRSGTENVAGIVGFAKAVDLALAQMPEHQAQITGLKTYLIEQLQANFGERVSFNGDWQGQSHYKVLSVNFQTEVPTDMLLFKLDLAGISASGGSACSSGALKGSRVLAALGLPDELRSLRLSFSYENTKEEIDRCIAALLKIV, from the coding sequence ATGCAACGAATTTATTTTGACAATGCCGCTACCACGGCTATCCGTGAGGAGGTCCTAACGGCTATGTTGCCTTTTTTACGGCAGCAATACGGCAATCCTTCGTCTATTCATGCCGAGGGGCGAGCGGCCCGAGCCGCCTTAGAGAAATCGCGCCGCAATATTGCAAGAGCAATTGGTGCCAAGCCCTCTGAATTGTTTTTTACTTCAGGAGGTTCCGAGGCCAATAATACCGCCATTAAAGGGGCCGTAGCTGCCTTGGGCGTAAAAACAATTATCTCTACAGAAATTGAACACGCTTGTGTGCGCAATTCAGTTGGCCAAATGCAGAGTCAAGGAATTAATTGTATTGATTTGCCTATTGATGGTTTTGGCCGAGCCGATTTAGGGCAGTTGAGAGCCCTTTTGGCCAAAACTCAAGGCAAGGTTTTAGTCAGTCTGATGCACTCAAACAATGAGTTGGGCACCCTAAACGATATTGCGACTATTGCCGCCCTTTGCGAGGAGTTTAGTGCCTATTTTCACACAGATACCGTCCAAACACTAGGCTATTATCCCATTTCTGTAAAAGAGATGGCCCCCATCCATTTTATGTCGGGCTCTGCCCATAAATTACATGGTCCAAAAGGTGTGGGCTTTTTGTATGTCCGCCAAGGCATTCAGATTCCCGCCCTAATTGCTGGCGGTGGTCAAGAGCGACAACTGCGATCAGGTACCGAAAATGTGGCGGGAATTGTCGGTTTTGCCAAGGCCGTAGACCTGGCTTTGGCCCAAATGCCCGAACATCAAGCACAGATCACAGGCCTCAAAACTTATCTAATTGAGCAGCTGCAAGCCAATTTTGGAGAACGGGTTTCCTTCAACGGCGACTGGCAAGGCCAAAGCCATTATAAGGTGCTTTCTGTTAATTTTCAAACCGAAGTCCCCACCGATATGCTCCTCTTTAAGCTCGATCTAGCAGGCATTAGCGCCTCTGGAGGCTCGGCCTGTAGCTCTGGCGCACTCAAGGGCTCTCGAGTGCTCGCTGCCTTGGGCCTTCCCGATGAATTGCGCAGCCTACGCCTTTCTTTTTCTTATGAAAATACCAAAGAAGAGATCGATCGCTGTATTGCAGCTTTATTGAAGATTGTCTGA
- a CDS encoding helix-turn-helix transcriptional regulator, whose product MNSKQHTEQEQLLLLELQTWCLSKDLERLSSYFEGLTAPLSVAVMHARRFDFAYVNDNFRRCYGVGEDEDLVSFGRERFLSFVEPSSLAHYLRVQRWRDWKKELNPYQLLVKMTSVWTKEYQLRLASHQPSKDGDWVFSLSLPVDEAGDWSQRLKRQIRISNLQLRHYESYRRLSARELEVLAYWGEGKRTREIAILLGCSSETIKQHLSNLRAKLPFSNFHEWMRFIQAFEIYPKKVE is encoded by the coding sequence ATGAATAGCAAACAACATACAGAGCAAGAACAACTGTTATTGTTAGAGTTGCAGACTTGGTGCTTGAGTAAAGATTTAGAGCGCTTGAGTAGTTATTTTGAAGGCTTAACTGCACCTTTGTCTGTAGCCGTTATGCATGCTCGTCGGTTTGACTTTGCCTATGTTAATGATAATTTTAGGCGCTGCTATGGAGTCGGAGAGGATGAAGATTTAGTGAGCTTTGGCCGAGAACGCTTTTTAAGTTTTGTAGAGCCAAGCAGCTTAGCTCACTATCTTCGAGTACAACGTTGGCGAGATTGGAAAAAAGAGCTGAATCCTTATCAGCTATTGGTTAAAATGACCTCTGTTTGGACCAAAGAATACCAACTTCGCCTCGCTTCTCACCAACCCTCCAAAGATGGAGATTGGGTTTTCTCTCTTAGTCTCCCCGTAGATGAAGCAGGAGACTGGAGCCAACGACTAAAACGGCAAATTCGGATTAGCAACTTGCAATTGCGCCATTATGAAAGTTACCGCCGCTTGTCAGCTAGAGAACTAGAAGTTTTGGCTTATTGGGGCGAGGGCAAACGCACAAGAGAAATAGCCATTCTTTTGGGCTGCTCCTCAGAAACAATAAAACAACACCTGAGTAACTTAAGAGCTAAATTGCCCTTTAGCAATTTTCATGAATGGATGCGATTTATACAGGCATTCGAAATTTATCCTAAAAAAGTAGAATAA
- a CDS encoding response regulator transcription factor has product MEKKQHHYCLFAPLVCGQQPFLCRLQKGTKEGPWGGVCLPVFNQEEEDNHWQFCQRKTAGNWQLDLAHYQPSSQQLSIRAIQFGPLGAYQFSKEMLEQELVEQIDIDKYGQLSARERELLLYWVEGKTANEIAKLSTRKEATVKTQLKQLRKKLGMTTRADLWRFADRLGLLDS; this is encoded by the coding sequence ATGGAAAAAAAGCAACATCACTATTGCTTATTTGCACCATTAGTCTGTGGACAACAGCCCTTTCTTTGTCGTCTGCAAAAGGGAACTAAAGAAGGCCCATGGGGAGGTGTTTGTTTACCTGTATTTAACCAAGAAGAAGAAGACAATCATTGGCAGTTTTGTCAACGAAAAACGGCAGGAAATTGGCAGCTCGATTTGGCACACTATCAGCCCTCAAGCCAGCAACTTTCTATTCGAGCAATTCAGTTTGGACCATTAGGAGCCTACCAGTTTTCTAAGGAAATGCTGGAACAAGAGCTAGTTGAGCAGATTGATATAGATAAATATGGGCAATTAAGTGCTAGAGAAAGAGAATTGTTACTATATTGGGTAGAAGGAAAAACGGCTAACGAAATTGCCAAACTTTCTACCCGTAAGGAAGCTACCGTAAAAACCCAATTGAAGCAATTACGCAAAAAATTGGGAATGACAACTAGAGCTGATCTCTGGCGCTTTGCCGATCGCTTAGGTTTGTTAGATAGCTAA
- a CDS encoding STAS domain-containing protein, with protein MQVHVTTKNDILVLSFEGSLDTGTASFAEAEINKHINAHSKVIFNLDQTKFVSSAGLRVFLATAKKMLALGGALKICNANEVVTEILDMSGFSSIMDVQPDLDAALAAFA; from the coding sequence ATGCAAGTTCACGTTACCACTAAAAACGATATTTTGGTCCTTAGTTTCGAGGGCAGCCTAGATACAGGAACGGCTAGCTTCGCAGAAGCCGAAATCAACAAGCATATCAATGCACATAGCAAAGTGATTTTCAATTTGGATCAAACCAAATTTGTGAGTAGCGCAGGTCTACGCGTATTCTTGGCTACAGCCAAGAAAATGCTGGCACTAGGCGGTGCACTCAAAATTTGTAATGCTAATGAAGTCGTTACCGAAATTCTCGACATGTCAGGCTTCAGCAGTATTATGGATGTACAGCCCGACCTAGATGCGGCGCTGGCAGCCTTTGCTTAA
- a CDS encoding protoglobin domain-containing protein, translated as MSLSSTNFKNRFFIQEEQLSLLQTAAPTIVKELPCIINQLYIDMQQFTHFGDYFHSEDYIQKVKELQIEHWRAFWEDDLDDAYLNKRERIGQVHARIGLPLDMYYDAVMMLNKAFEEELVKLGLDTAALLSAFHRRVSLDVYIVVDTYNRIMKERLEEQNEALREMSTPVAQIAEHILLLPLVGIIDSKRAQELMGNMLGRIGETGAQVFILDISGIAVVDTAVANHLIKMTKASRLMGCDCIISGISPAVAQTIVELGVQIDEIITEGTMRAALNEAYKLTGLELRQTKK; from the coding sequence ATGTCACTATCCTCCACCAATTTTAAAAATCGATTTTTCATACAAGAGGAGCAACTCAGCTTATTACAAACAGCCGCTCCTACTATAGTCAAAGAATTGCCATGTATAATCAATCAATTATATATTGATATGCAACAATTCACGCATTTTGGCGACTATTTCCATTCAGAAGATTATATACAGAAAGTCAAAGAACTACAAATAGAACATTGGCGAGCCTTCTGGGAAGATGACCTAGACGATGCCTACCTCAATAAAAGAGAACGGATTGGACAGGTGCATGCCCGCATCGGCCTCCCCCTAGATATGTACTATGATGCAGTGATGATGCTGAATAAAGCTTTTGAAGAAGAATTGGTTAAACTCGGTTTGGATACAGCCGCATTACTGTCCGCCTTTCATCGTCGAGTATCACTAGATGTTTATATTGTAGTAGATACCTACAATAGAATAATGAAAGAGCGCTTAGAGGAACAAAATGAGGCTTTGCGTGAAATGTCAACTCCTGTTGCTCAAATTGCAGAGCATATTCTGCTTTTGCCTTTGGTTGGAATTATTGATTCTAAACGAGCACAAGAGCTAATGGGAAATATGTTGGGACGCATTGGAGAAACAGGAGCCCAAGTCTTTATTTTGGATATTAGTGGCATCGCTGTAGTCGATACAGCAGTAGCTAATCACTTAATCAAAATGACTAAAGCGTCTCGCTTGATGGGCTGTGATTGCATTATCTCTGGAATCTCTCCTGCTGTAGCCCAAACTATTGTGGAATTAGGGGTGCAAATAGATGAAATCATCACGGAAGGAACTATGCGGGCTGCATTAAATGAGGCCTATAAACTGACTGGCTTAGAACTTCGACAAACTAAAAAATAG
- a CDS encoding STAS domain-containing protein, whose amino-acid sequence MEQLHRIPVQRSEDKLIVPIQYELTAPALNALKERLFNQIQGQNYKGVAFDLSGLELIDAEELESLLQLMRTLKIVGLIPVLCGLSPGLTATIVGLDISFDALAVEADLKLALEYLSKL is encoded by the coding sequence ATGGAACAACTCCATAGAATACCAGTACAGCGCTCAGAGGACAAACTTATTGTCCCTATTCAGTACGAGCTGACGGCTCCGGCCCTAAACGCATTGAAAGAGCGCCTCTTTAATCAAATTCAAGGGCAAAACTACAAGGGAGTAGCTTTTGATTTATCAGGCTTAGAACTGATTGATGCAGAAGAATTAGAAAGCTTGTTGCAACTGATGCGGACCCTCAAAATTGTAGGACTAATTCCAGTACTTTGTGGCCTATCTCCTGGTCTAACCGCTACAATCGTTGGTCTAGATATTTCTTTTGACGCTCTAGCTGTTGAAGCAGATCTTAAATTGGCCCTAGAATATTTATCTAAGTTATAA
- a CDS encoding anti-sigma regulatory factor has protein sequence MDLHLTIHKTSNLLKDLGFPTIAVAKLSTSVSELGYNILKYAKEGYFNIEKLTYPRLGVRVVAIDQGPGIEDIDAALQDSFSTSGTLGLGLPGVRRMMDEFNIKSEFGKGTEVSIVIYK, from the coding sequence ATGGACCTGCATCTCACGATCCACAAAACAAGCAATCTGCTCAAGGATCTTGGCTTTCCTACTATTGCAGTAGCAAAGCTGAGTACTTCTGTGTCTGAACTAGGCTATAATATTTTAAAGTATGCCAAGGAAGGCTATTTTAATATAGAAAAGCTAACTTACCCCCGCTTAGGGGTGAGAGTGGTCGCTATAGATCAAGGCCCCGGCATTGAAGATATTGATGCAGCATTACAAGATAGTTTTAGTACCTCTGGAACCTTGGGCCTTGGCCTACCTGGCGTGCGCCGAATGATGGACGAATTTAACATCAAAAGCGAATTCGGAAAAGGAACAGAAGTTAGTATCGTAATTTATAAATAA
- a CDS encoding SpoIIE family protein phosphatase, with protein sequence MSWVRRYNDEYFQLHYSWRNCQGEQCCGDAVLVQREENSIFLALIDSLGHGPKAAEMSDKLKDYLKKYHYLPLDELLQKAHRHFEASRGAALAVCRLYEDGRLEYIGLGNVVVRILEHQQEQLLVSKDGVLGQRARQFQVSHHQMLPGYALMMYSDGIKGRPLYRKSWPLRGTPELLSDIIENYGRSYDDLSIVYLNLLK encoded by the coding sequence ATGAGTTGGGTCAGAAGATATAATGATGAGTATTTTCAACTACACTACTCCTGGCGAAATTGCCAAGGAGAACAGTGCTGTGGAGATGCCGTGCTGGTCCAAAGAGAAGAAAATAGCATTTTCTTGGCCCTCATTGATAGTCTCGGACATGGACCAAAAGCTGCAGAAATGTCCGATAAGCTTAAAGACTATCTAAAAAAATATCACTATCTTCCGCTAGATGAATTGCTCCAAAAGGCACACCGCCACTTTGAAGCCAGCCGAGGTGCAGCCCTAGCAGTCTGCCGCCTCTATGAAGATGGTCGCCTAGAGTATATCGGCCTCGGAAATGTCGTGGTCCGAATCCTCGAACACCAACAAGAACAATTGTTGGTGTCTAAAGATGGCGTTTTGGGCCAAAGAGCCCGACAATTCCAAGTTTCACATCATCAAATGCTACCTGGCTATGCCCTGATGATGTACTCCGACGGCATTAAAGGCCGTCCCCTCTACCGTAAGAGTTGGCCCCTAAGAGGAACGCCCGAACTCTTATCAGATATTATCGAAAACTATGGACGTAGCTATGACGACCTTTCTATAGTCTACCTTAACCTCCTGAAATAA